In Telopea speciosissima isolate NSW1024214 ecotype Mountain lineage chromosome 10, Tspe_v1, whole genome shotgun sequence, the DNA window AAGCATTTTGGTTCCAAAAGAGAACTTTCATTCTCAAGAAGAATAATCATCAAGGGCTGCCATTAGCCAAGAAAAGGTGTCTATCAGGGAATAACCCTAGATGCCCTGTGAGTTGAAACCCTTTGAAGTGATTCTGACTCTTGATAAACTATCATCGAAAGAAAGGAACCTCTAAATGATCTTGTGCCTCCATTAGAGCCTCAGCTGGGACAGCAgacatgaaaaagaaagaagcaatGTACTCCTACCACTCCGTGGGCTTCTCTTGCTTTAGCGCGAAAGAACTGCGGATATCGCAGTTTATCTAGAACTTTCATGACTTACCGCCCAAGAGGAAGATGGTACATCAAAAACTTGAAAGGAAACTGTCAGCATGCAAATAGAAATACATCTGACATGGTGGGTAACACTTTCCTTGATGTTTATTCCccaaagaagggggggggggagtgctTGTTACACACTTTTGACACTTGAGAAACAGCCAAAGACTTTTACGGGACAATTTTTTTGTATTGATCTCATCATTAGACATTCATGTACATGGAGAAGCTAATGTTGATGCAAGCCCCCTCTTTTTGGATGTGAATTATGTCAAGATTTTCTAATACTCACAAGTCAGATACATGCTGCAgacatttttaccaaaaaaaaaccctaacttatcatttcttactttaaaaaaaagaagctgaAGGTTAGGGTCGACTCCAGTCCTGCATAGGACCCTGCGTAAGCAGGTCTTTTGGATTCGGCTTAGTGAGTTTGACATTTTGTGTCCAACTCTTACACCAACATTTGCCTTATTTACATAGATGTTCAGCTATTCCAAAGGCTGTACATGTTTCATCAAGGGAACCTAATATTCTGAAGGGAGTGTTACTTATCATGCAGcgaaaaatatttttctgtgATAAGGATACAACACAGTCAGGTTGGGTCTTGATGCAGGACATTTGGGGGCTGCCCCTACTAGccctagcccaggcccaattGGATACTCCAAGAGAtaccatctcaggcccaagcccaagccctaccagtcctgcatttagtttatttttgttttatcttttatttttagagttatttggcagttattgctgtagaaatagttattagggggcagttattgctgtagaagtagttgttagggagttatttttttcttctttttttgattttgagtttttaaaagaacgttttttgagaggaatgagaacagaattgaataaccaaagaatgaattgagtttctggttgtgtgcgtgtgcactctccttccccccctgcaattctgattttccctcttcttcttcttctcacggtttctcctcttttccccctgcaattctgatttcctcctggattctctttcttcctttcccctccccccattatctggtatcaaagcccaaacctgggtgaatctctctttctcatattcttctccctttcagtctctcttcccttcttatctttcttctcctatctaAATTCTCTTATCTTGTTCCCTTCCCTGTTCTGGAAACCCCAAGCCAGAACTCCAAAATACTCATATACACTACCTTATCTTCTTTACCATAAcatccattgatctcctttaaCCACACGATTGTAACAACCAATCGTTCCTTATTATTCCATCTAATCCCAAGTTGGAATGAAGAACAACACTGGAAATGCTGCAACAGTAATGACATATGACTTCGACATTTCACTCAACAATATCGAGAGGACGTGCTGTTTCAAGAATTCATCTCCTCTTCTCGTGAATTACCAGAGCTTTTGAACGGCATGGATGTGCATCACATGGACTGGTTTCCTGGGTTTATCCaaactcgaggtcgagtttttttAAAGCAAGGGAGAGTTGACGCAGGACATTTGGGGGCTGCTCCTACTAGCCTTAGCCCAAGCCCAATTGGATACTCCAAGAGAtaccatctcaggcccaagcccaagccctaccaaccctgcatttagtttatttttgttttatcttttatttttagagttatttggcagttattgctgtagaaaTAGTTATTAGAGggcagttattgctgtagaagtaatagttgttagggagttattttcttcttcttttcttgattttgaGTTTGTAAAAGAATGTATTTTGAGAGGAATGAAAACAGAATTGAATAaccaaagaatgaattgagtttctggctgtgtgcgtgtgcactctccttccccccccctccttcttcttctcttgtctccctACAACTCTgatccccccccctcttcttctttttcttctactgtttcttcttctctttcccccctgcaattctgattttccctcttcttcttcttcttcttctcacggtttctcctcttttccccctgcaattctgatttcctcctggattctctttcttcctttcccctccccccattaGGTCTGGTTTGCAGAATACCAAGAACCTGAATGTAGGAGCAACAGGGAACTTAATACAGCAGTAACCAATTTCTGATGCACAATAGGGGGAAAAAACTGTAAAATGTTCAAATCGGAAAACATACAGAAGAACCAGAAAAGTGAAGAATGGTCAAGCTAAGGCCCTAATCCAGCAGAACATCACTAGAGCAAACTCAATCTGGCACATGACATCATAGAGGAGCAAAAGGAGCAGCTGGATTAGTTGGTATCCATCTTGctaaatttttgtttatttaattggCCAGACTTTCTTCATGGGTAAATTCATATTTTTGCCACAACTTCTTCGTTTGGCTTCCTATTTAGATAGTTCTGAAATCAATGTTTGAGTTGGTTTTTAAGTAGCATATAGCTTCAAAATGTGGCAATCACCTAGAAGGCTTTTGTAATTGTTCCTTTTGAAGGTGGGTGTAGAATGTTGTACAATTGTTTCTCTTCAGATTATGAGAATTCTCCCAAATCCATGGAAGGAAGGATGCGGATAATTCATATGTCCTTACTACACTAATTCTAATTCATCTCGTAATATTAAATCAACTGACATCAAACTGAAAAGTAGTCTAATTCCTTTTTCTGGTTTAACCATGCAGTTTTCACAAAACCGGACGGAAACTGAAACATGGGCTTTTACAGTTAAATCTGGTTTAATGGGTCAGGTCTGTCCAGTCTTTTTCAACTATGCTTTATCTCTTACTTTCCCTCAATTTTATTTTCACAACTTTTCAGTTTTCTCCCCTGTTTTCCCACACAATCAGCATTCTATCCAAAACCCCAGTCCTCAAACCCTAAGCGATCAATTACCAATCTCATCATGCAGACCACCATAAATATCCATCTAACAGGCCACCTTaaatttttcataaaaatcagTCATCCTTCCTTTAACCCACCATTAAGCTCTACAGCAAGTTTCTAGTCTCCGACCAAAACCCTTAACTTCCATTAACATTTCATTCCTATTAAATCTTAAACTCCATTCATCTCTCataatttttccccttttacATAAGCTTAGAACATCAACCAGCTAATCCTAGCATCCCAGTTATTTTGATTCAAACATAAACCCCAAGTCCCTCAAGGTCCTACATTACCAtgacaaattaaaataaaactatgAGATGTGGGGTGAATTAATATGTATTAAAtataacacccccccccccccaaaaaaaaaaaaaaaaaagataggacCAATTAATCTGTAATGGCTCAATAGAACATTTCGTGATAGTTCCCAGTTCCCACACAACAGCCCATTTATTTGTTATCACTTATCTACACATGcattcatcctatttttctACCATACAGTGTAACAAGTATCAGCACAATCACCTAATCAGAACCTCCAGCTGCATTTGAACGAAGCAACtactttttgtttaatttgtttTGCAAATGCCAAACTGATCACAAGAGTCCATATGCTTCAGTAAATTACTTACTGACAAGTGAACATATCCcgataaaatatatttttacgACTAAGGTTTTGTTTgactcttcttctcttgacaACCTGCAGTAAATGGGGAAGCTGGAAATGGGAGTGATTTTAATCAGTTGATATTGACTGATCCCAATATGAGTGCAGTAAATTCATTGGAAAAAATATTGAGAGGAGTATTAATTACAGTAGAGTCCCAATTAAACAAATGGAATAATTATAACCATAAACATTTGATTCTGTACCCTTAAGACAGCTGGTATGTAGTAGGATCCATTGGGAGAGTTTACAGTCTGGTCATAATATTCTAGAACATCAGCCTggcagaggggggggggggggggaggagaaaaaAATAGGGTCAAATTCAATAGATGGATTAATAGATTCgaggagggaggggagagagagagagagagattcatgtTCAAATTACagttttaaaaacaaaaaaaaatatgtaaataTGTATGCTAATCAGAGAATTACAATTTTTCCCCCCTAAATGAAACCAAGTGTTCTAGCCAAGTAAACAATAGCAAAACAGCACACCTAAGACACACgtgctgttttttattttattttttaggaggggggagggggcatAGTAGTAAGTCTACATTGTAGATCCTTTAGTACAATGATACCTAAATGAAACCTAGTGTTCTAGCCAAGTAAACAATAGCAAAACAGCACATCTAAGACACACGTGctgtttttcaaatttttttttttttttttttggagaggggTGGGGGGGCAAAGTAGTAAGTCTACATTGTAGATCCTTTAGTACAACGATACCGTTAGATTCTTTGGGACAGTcatggaaatggaaaagaaataaacaacTAAAGAAACATATACTTGAGTGCAAAGGAGGCACCCAATAAGTAAGTCTACCTCTGCAATCCAAATATGTCATGAGGAGGGTGCAAGAGTATCATAAGTTTGTCCAACTACTCATCAAGGATCAAGGGATGGAGACGGAGCTGGTCCTGATCCAGTCCATGATGGGTCAACCAATTCAATGCCACAATCAAACAACTAAGGATTAGTCCTGATATTGCCGGTTGTATCAGATCTACTGTGTATTATTTTAGTATTGAATCAGCCAATCCTCGCATCTAAATGTTTAAGCTATTGGACAATCTTGCCACCTAAAATCAACATTTTAAGGATCATGCCAAGAGGGCTCCAGGATATTTGACCATCTTACCAAACATACATAGTTTTCTAAAAGAGTTTCAAACTAAGGGataggatttttttaaaatacttaaCTATCAACTTGGAAACTCAAAACTAGAATATGACTAAAACTGACAatcaaaatttgacataaaataaaaattaaattgaatAGACATAAATCCAACCCAAAACAAAGAATAATTATTGCAAAGTACCAAAAGTACCCCTACTAATCCAAATGGAGAAgtcaataaaaaacaaagaagactACCAAACAAATTCAAATGGGTCAATTAATTGCCATTCACTGCAACCCTATATGGATCCCAATCCCTACACAAACCCCACATGAGTCCCACAAAAAATCCAACCACTTTCCGTAAGGTTGGCCCAACAAGAATTCTTCCTGAGGTTCCTCCTGAGATTTCAACAACGCAAAAAATCTTTTCGACCTTTGATCCAAAATTGGGTAAAACATGGCAACATCATCAATTTCCTCAAGAGTAATTTCACTTCCTCAACAAATGGAGAagtcaataaaaaaaacagcTAAAACTACCAAACAAATTCAAGTGGGTCAATTAATTGCCATTCACTTCAAACCCATATGGATCCCAATCCCTAGACAAACCCCACATGAGGCCCACAAAAAATCCAACCACTTTCTGCAAGGTTGGCCCAACAAGAATTCTTCCCAAGGTTCCTCCTGAGATTCCAACTCCGCATAAAATCTTTTCAGCCTTCGATCCAATATTGGGTAAACTATGGCAACATCATCAATTTTCTCTAGAGTAATTTCACTCCCTCAACAAAGTCCTGATGAGGTATGTGCTGATGGTTGGTATATGAAGCAATTGATGGGCCAAATAGCAAGATCAAAAGAGACCTGACAAATTCTCTTGGAAATAATCATCATCATAACTGGACACTGAGCCAGGACAATTGGGACATCTTTCATGGCTTCTTATATGACTCTATCATTAGCAGTTAAACTGTGACAGCCCTATCTGTGCCAAAACCATCAGACTTGGGTGTCCCTTCTGTGTGTTCCTAAGCTCCATTTCAACGGTTTCTCTCTAGGAACCAAATTCATCCTAGGTTGGGGAAATTGTTCAGAACAGAAAAACAGCTCCAGAGATGTGGTTTGGCTTTCCCTAGTACAATTTATGAGGAAGATTCATCCAGACTAGAGTTGAAATTATTTTTGGTCCAAAATGAGGCCCTGGACATACAGCACTTGATGATAAAGGGAGGTTTTCAACAGTAATTCAATAGTGATTGATTATAGTTGGTAAGGGAGGGCACTCTTTGGCATATATTATCCAACATCATTCTTGAAGATGCCTGCTCTGGCTGACATTGCAAAAGAGTTTAGCTAGAGCATGAGTCCATAGGAGATTAATGCATTTGggggatctctctctctctctctccaaaaaaaacaaataagacAGAAGTAAAAAGAACATCTAAAATTCCAGAAAAATTTATAGGATGAAGAGTAACAATCGTTCAATTAGTTATTAATTAAACTCAGGTTCGAGTGGGGACAAATTGATTGGGAGTTCAATATTTAAATTTCACAGCACAATGCATAAGTCGGCTACTATTATAGTTAACTATAGGCACCTTACATCTCTGATTTTTTATATACTTAAGTTTTCAAAAAGATAAGGAAAGAAATTAATATGCTGTAGAAACCACTGAAATTAATAAAAGGATAACTATTAAAACAGTAATAAATTGCccaagaaattgaaagaaaaacagTGGGTCCCATTAACTAAACTACCAGTCTAACCTTCTCCATGAACTCCAAACAGATAGCACGCCTCCAGCAGACAACATTGATTGGCCTACCACAGAATGGTCATAATCAgacccccctaaaaaaaaaaattcagttctaCATTTTCTCCTTAAACTAGGATTGATTTTTGAgatgataaaaatgaaaaaattaacaACAGCACTTAATGTATTAACAAGCGTATGTATGTCTGATTCCAGATGAGCAAGAGGTAGTCCAGCACAACAAAGAAAAAGTTCACTTAGGTTTTTTAGCTTTACCTTTCAGTGATGAATGATGGAAAGTTCATTGAAATGACAGAATTACAtgcaaaatgagaaaaaatcaATGAACATGAGCAGAAATCCACTAAGAAATACATCCTGCTAATACCTCAATACTTACTCAAGTTCACATCCCTCTCGACTTGGAAGGCTTAAGAAACACATTAATTATATGCATTAGTAATCCTTAAGGACATcgagagggtgggccttggcacaacggtaaggttgctctattacAACCTGGGGGTCGCGGGTTCGaatcaggaaacagcctctccgcgaagtgggggtaaggctgcgtacatatgcccctccccagaccctgcagtagcgggagccttgtgcattgggtatgccctttttagtAATCCTTAACGACATCTAAGGAACCACCAAGGAAGAAGACAACTGCTTGTGCATTCTAGGCAGAAAGCCTACTCATGACACGACACTTAAGATATTCAACTTCATCCATTGTTAATAGGCAGAAACCCACtctccaagtggcaaaataaagaaGGCATCATTCACCATCCCCACAGGAAATGCTGCAGCATCATTAGGTAACCTATAACTCAGTTTTAAGGTAATATGCATCTAGAATATGAAACTACATGAACAAAACATATCCAGTCACTTAGCTACCCCTGCTCCAACTTTATGTTCATGGCCAAAGAAGTCAGCAGCAATAACATAAGTGGCAACATCCACTAATTCAAAATCTGCTAAAACATCCATCAAATCACTTATCCACTATACAAGTGCATTCAAAACATTCTTTAATGCAAATACATCTCGGCCACTTCACTAGTTCACGCAGAGGAGCTAATATACAACCCCGATCATCATATTGACTCTGCCTAGTGCACATACTTCTCCgctttcctctcctttttcaGAGCCTCTAGCTAGTACCAGTGCACCTCCAACAGCCCTCTATTCTTTATTTCAACAAGTTGAATACTGCTGCAACATCTAGAAAGTGATTGAGCATCCATTACCTCTATTGCTATTGgaccaaaaagggaaaaatccTTACCCACATTGGGCAACCAAATAGGAAAAATAACAGTCAAAAGGCTGCTGGGAGTGCATTTAAGACCAAAAGGTGAGAAATACTCTCTCCAAGAAGGCTGCTCAAGGCAGGGGGCACAACAATTTCATCTCCTGACCAATTAAACAACAGGTAGAATTCAATCAATTCATTAAAATGCTACGGCCTCTCAGGGTATGCATGCAAAAGAGAAACCATATCCATAACAATCAGTAAAAACATGCAAGACATTGGTTAATGTGGCGAATACAAAGTACCAAAGAAACACATCAAAACTCAACACCACCGTTTGGTTGACAAATAATACAAAAgtataaatgaaataaaataactcAACCAACAAATTGCAGAAAGATTTGAGGTGTCATCCTTGACCTGGTGGTAAAGTCTCCAGGTGTTGATAGCCAATACCTGGGATCAAATTCTGCCTCATACAGGGGGGCTGGTTTGGATCAGGCGATTTATCCAtgtacccaaaaaaatgcagagaGAGATTCAATGAAGAACAACAGTTAAACTGTTCCAATTTGACTGTCAGCCATAATATTACCTTCATACGCCAAATATGGATCCCAACGGGTGAGTCCAGCTCATTCAAATCAGTCACATTCATAACTACAAATCTCCTCAGCCTCCAAACCCCTAAAAATTATTAGGAATAAGAAAAGATATCCTTTGTTCCTATGACGTACTTCCAATGAAGGATCCTATCCAAAAGCTCATTGTTTTGTCACATTCCCTGTTTACCTTCATAGAAATACTTTCACCGCATGTCAAACAATATTTTTGTCAGCCTTTCTTCCAAAAATCAACTCCAAGcaatttgaaagagaaaaaatgcTGTAATTCTATAAATTGGTAAAAAATGCAGAGGAAGATCGGGAATGTAGCCTGACTAACTACAGCTACGAGCCAGGTTTTTGACTTGGCTTAAATTGATCAAGTCCAATGCAATTCTTGCCATAATTTAGATCCCAGTAACAGTCACAAAAGCCAAGCCGTAAACAGAGTTACAATCTAAGCAGATTCTTAATCGAAAAAGTTCACCTAGGTTTTTTAGCTTTATCTTTCAGTGATAAATGATGGAAATCCCACTTCATACAAGGGGCTGGTTTATCGGGGAATTATCtatgtacccaaaaaaaaaaaatgcagagaGAGATTCAATGAAGAAGAACAGTAAAACCGTTCCAATTTGACTATCAGCCATAATATTACCTTCATTCGCCTAATATAGATCCCAACGGTGAATCCAGCTCACTCAAATCAATCACATTCATAACTACGAATCTCCTCAGCCTCCAAAcccctaaaaaaatattaagaataagaaaagataTCCTTTCCTCCTATGATGTACTTCCAATGAAGGATCCTATCCAAAAGCTCATTGCTTTGTCACATCCCCTGTTTACCTTCATAGAAACACTTTCATCCCATGACAAACAATATTTTTGTCAGCCCTTCTTCCAGAAATCAACTCaagaaatctgaaaaaaaaaatgctgtaATTCTATAAATAGGTACAAAATGCAGAGAAAGTCGGGAACGTAGCCTGACTAGCTACAGCTATGAGCCAGGTTTTTGACTTGGCTTAAATCGATCAAGTCCAATGCAACTCTTGCCAAAATTAGATCCCAGCAACGGTCACAACAGCCAAGCGGTAAGCAGAGTTACAATCTAAGCAGATTCGAATTGTGAACTTAGAAGACTAATGAGCAAAATGAGCAGCAGTGACTACCAACGTTAATCTAACACGTTTTAGATAAATCCATcagaaaattgaataaaaacccaaaaccgcGCGGCCTAATAGTGCAAAGTATTTCGAACTAATTCAGTAAAGTTTTCAAGTCTACAAGGTTccgaagaaggaaaaagaagaagctaaTCAAATTATAGTTTACAAAATGACAtgccaggagagagagagacagttaTCGAAACAAAAAATGACTAACCTGTAAGAAATGTCCAAGACCAAACCTCGGAAGCAGTCCAAGTCATCCTTTTCATACTCACCGTCTTCATAATAAACGTCGTCAGGAACTTCTGCATTAGAGGTGGCAGATTTCCTGTTCCTAGAACGACTAACACGAGTAGAGGTGTACAACCTGACATTGTTGTCGAGGAGTTGAATTGGGTGGCCTTCTACGAATCTTGACAAACCACTAAGTTTATAATGAAATGGGTCTTTCGCTTCGAACCCAAAAGACACCCTATCACCATGGAAGAGCAGCTTCAGACCTCTTTGAACTGTGAACTGCGCCATAAACGAAGGTCTACAGGTTCCTTTAAGTcataggagaagaaaagttTTGTGGTACGTTAAGGCCTTCCTTCACTGACTGAAAGAGTGAGAAGAATTGCAGAAAATCTCACACCCGACGATCCATAGCCACATGTTGGTTTGGTAGTTCCACATCCCCGCTCgaatatctttcttttttgatttttctttgctTCAGAGTTAGGGACTTTCGCGGTATCTGGATTCTGGACTCACTTGGTAAATGGGCCCCTTTACTCGAGAAGCCCACGACTCACCGAGGATTTATAGGCCCATCCATGACTTGGACGCTAATATGCTAAACTTGCAGTCCTTGCAAGGCTCTTTGGTGGGCTCATCTAAGAGATcaacaaaaacaaagataaGCATCGATTAGATGATTTCAAGTAAAATCTTCGAAGAATGAGAGCTTTTAAAAGCTGTTCTAAAGAGTCACATTTGGATCCAATGGTCAAAAATCATATTTTGATTAAATATGTTTTTCGGTTTGTAATCTTTAAGGTGGGAACTCTTCATGCTTAAGTCtcagttatttatttatttattattgaaaaaaattatttattcatttatttttggggGTGGCATAAGTCTTAGTCCTCAAATTTGTATAACCTTGAACATGTCCTTGCTAAACAAAAACCTGATGACAAGTTTTATGAAGGGGTCAGGGTGGGTTAAGGTCATCAAACACTTGAGGGGTTTTTTTAGAAAGtgttccttctcttttgtttctaggGAGATTAAGAGCGTAGCTGAATCCCTGGTCCAGAAGGCTGTGTCTTGTGCGTGTAGACATCTTGGCCCATTTCCACTCTTCTGTTGTCTGATTTATGTAACTCAGACACCTTGTGTTGGTCACGCTTCAATAAATAAGCatattttctaccaaaaaaaagggtgggTTAAGGCAAGTAGAAGAGCAAGTCCAACCGTTGTGGTCCATGCTAACACACAAAATCCTTTACAAAGTGGGCAAAAGAAAGGGAATTGGATCTACACACTGCTCCCATGTAATGGATCTCCCCGCCAAGTCAGAGAGCATGAATCTCCCCACCAAACCAATGAACACAAGGGAGAAGAGGGTGATTGTAAGAGTGAAATATTGATCTAATTGGAAAAGGGTTGCGGCAAGTCTAAGGcagtaagaaaaaaaagagtatttTTGCTTTGTTAGAATTAAACGAAAGCTTTCATAAATAAAAGTGCTAACATCATGAGGAGTCCATAACTGGATTAACTGCTTGGTGCATGTATAGGGGGCCCACAGTGTTAGAGAGGATAGAGAATGAAAGTGATGCACAACCTTTTCCCCAAAAGAATTTATGATAATAAATTTGAGGTTGAAAAAACTTTGTCCATGAAAAATGCATCCGGTATAGGTGGAGATGGATAGACTATCTAATTCTCTCTTGTCGGGTAGGATAACAGTTGTTTATGAGGTATTTTGTTCTCAGACCCCACACTCccagatagaaaactacttccctaaaatTGAATTTTAGTATTAATTTGCAAAATAGAGGAAATACACAAAGATCAAAACATGATCACGTGGAGAGAAGTTCTCTGATCATATTGACCATTGGATGAAAAGCATCTGTCTTGAATAAGTCATGTCTAAATTTCAAGTCCAGTTCCTATTACATGGTCACTAtgataggaattttttttttcttaaaagggGGGTTGGGTACTAGATGAGGAACGGGGTCTTGAAACCAAGATCTCCTGGGAGCGAAGTGCAGTAGCTGTGCTAGCAGCTGTCCTCATTATATTAGGATTTTCATATTTTCTATGGCTAAGGGAAAATTGCCCCATCCACACCAAGAATGAATTTTGAACCAATTTTAAAGTTTTAAGGCAGAAGTTTTTATGCACGGCTTgcattaattattattagatGGACATTTATGTCCATTCAAATTGACCATAAAACCCTACACCCCCCtattaaggcctgatttggtatgatttctatttcaattttagggggtgatttctatttctgaaattgtttgatttgatttttgcaccttatttcagtaaaatagaaatcaagttgaatagaaattttgaaatagctgaggagctgtttcagaatttctattttatttgatttagcgctcttgctcttgaatgagcacatgattaatttcatgggcaaagtagtaatttaatgttaaaaataaaacactacccttcttctcctaatggtcgcaccaccaccaccattactaCCTTgttaccaccaccactattacCACTACTaccccgctaccaccaccaccaccaccaccactaccttgccatcaccaccactgccgTTGCCATCGctaccgccaccgccaccaccaccacctccaccgccatcgccaccaccattgccattgccaccaccaccgccactacttccacaaccaccatcaccaccaccaccgccactgctaccc includes these proteins:
- the LOC122642958 gene encoding uncharacterized protein LOC122642958 isoform X2, with product MAQFTVQRGLKLLFHGDRVSFGFEAKDPFHYKLSGLSRFVEGHPIQLLDNNVRLYTSTRVSRSRNRKSATSNAEVPDDVYYEDGEYEKDDLDCFRGLVLDISYRPINVVCWRRAICLEFMEKLPHLLQVVKRRRVKQNLSRKNIFYRDMFTCQ
- the LOC122642958 gene encoding uncharacterized protein LOC122642958 isoform X1; this encodes MAQFTVQRGLKLLFHGDRVSFGFEAKDPFHYKLSGLSRFVEGHPIQLLDNNVRLYTSTRVSRSRNRKSATSNAEVPDDVYYEDGEYEKDDLDCFRGLVLDISYRPINVVCWRRAICLEFMEKADVLEYYDQTVNSPNGSYYIPAVLRLPHLLQVVKRRRVKQNLSRKNIFYRDMFTCQ